The proteins below are encoded in one region of Dama dama isolate Ldn47 chromosome 21, ASM3311817v1, whole genome shotgun sequence:
- the NDUFB9 gene encoding NADH dehydrogenase [ubiquinone] 1 beta subcomplex subunit 9, with protein sequence MAFLSSAAYLTHQQKVLRLYKRALRHLESWCIHRDKYRYFACLLRARFDEHKNEKDMVKATQLLREAEEEFWHGQHPQPYTFPESPGGTSYERYECYKVPEWCLDDWHPSEKAMYPDYFAKREQWKKLRRESWEREVKQLQEETPVGGPRTEALPPARKQGDLPPLWWHIVTRPRERPM encoded by the exons ATGGCGTTCTTGTCTTCGGCGGCCTATCTGACCCACCAGCAGAAGGTGCTCCGGCTTTATAAGCGGGCGCTGCGACACCTGGAATCATGGTGCATCCACAG GGATAAATACCGGTACTTTGCTTGCTTGTTGAGAGCCCGGTTTGATGAACATAAGAATGAAAAGGACATGGTGAAGGCCACCCAGCTgctgagggaggcagaggaagaaTTCTGGCATGGTCAGCATCCTCAGCCGTACACCTTCCCTGAGTCTCCGGGGGGCACCTCCTATGAGAGATACGAGTGTTACAAG GTTCCTGAGTGGTGCTTAGATGACTGGCATCCTTCGGAGAAAGCGATGTATCCTGACTACTTTGCTAAGAGAGAGCAGTGGAAGAAACTGCGGAGGGAGAGCTGGGAGCGGGAG GTGAAGCAGCTGCAGGAGGAAACCCCGGTTGGTGGTCCCCGAACTGAAGCTTTGCCCCCAGCCCGAAAGCAAGGTGACTTGCCCCCTCTGTGGTGGCATATCGTGACCAGACCCCGGGAGCGGCCCATGTAG